The Sesamum indicum cultivar Zhongzhi No. 13 linkage group LG2, S_indicum_v1.0, whole genome shotgun sequence genome contains a region encoding:
- the LOC105155978 gene encoding putative vacuolar protein sorting-associated protein 13A isoform X3: MLVHLRKVTHRDRFLRKSAVISAIGNRIWRDLIHNPLHLIFSVDVLGMTSSTLASLSKGFAELSTDGQFLQLRSKQVWSRRITGVGDGIVQGTEALAQGFAFGVSGVVRKPVESARQNGLLGLAHGLGQAFLGFFVQPMSGALDFFSLTVDGIGASCSRFLEILNNKRDFQRIQNPRVFHSYNVLREYSEREALGQMILYLAEASRNFGCTEIFKEPSKFAWSDCYEEHFVVPYHRIVLSD, from the exons GTTCATCTTCGGAAAGTGACACACAGAGACAGATTTCTGCGGAAGAGTGCTGTGATATCTGCCATTGGAAACCGCATATGGAGAGATCTTATCCATAATCCgttgcatttaattttttctgtaGATGTCCTTGGCATGACAAGCTCCACTTTGGCGTCTCTTAGCAAAGGTTTTGCTGAGCTCTCAACTGATGGGCAATTTCTACAGCTTCGTTCAAAGCAG GTGTGGTCACGGAGGATTACTGGTGTTGGTGATGGAATTGTACAAGGAACTGAAGCTCTTGCGCAAGGTTTTGCTTTTGGAGTGTCAGGAGTCGTGAGGAAACCTGTGGAGAGTGCTAGGCAGAATGGTCTTCTTGGCCTTGCCCATGGACTTGGACAAGCTTTCCTGGGATTTTTTGTACAGCCAATGAGTGGAGCATTAGATTTTTTCTCGTTGACTGTTGATGGAATCGGTGCAAGTTGCTCCAGGTTCTTAGAGATTCTAAATAACAAGAGAGACTTCCAGCGAATACAGAACCCACGGGTATTTCATTCTTACAATGTACTACGAGAGTACTCGGAGAGAGAAGCACTTGGTCAG ATGATACTTTACCTTGCAGAAGCAAGTCGGAATTTTGGATGTACTGAAATATTCAAAGAGCCATCAAAATTTGCCTGGTCAGATTGCTATGAAGAGCATTTTGTTGTACCCTATCACCGGATTGTCTTAAGTGACTAA
- the LOC105155978 gene encoding putative vacuolar protein sorting-associated protein 13A isoform X2, producing the protein MVGRRNWNFHHSIFPILLRGLRTNWVHLRKVTHRDRFLRKSAVISAIGNRIWRDLIHNPLHLIFSVDVLGMTSSTLASLSKGFAELSTDGQFLQLRSKQVWSRRITGVGDGIVQGTEALAQGFAFGVSGVVRKPVESARQNGLLGLAHGLGQAFLGFFVQPMSGALDFFSLTVDGIGASCSRFLEILNNKRDFQRIQNPRVFHSYNVLREYSEREALGQMILYLAEASRNFGCTEIFKEPSKFAWSDCYEEHFVVPYHRIVLSD; encoded by the exons GTTCATCTTCGGAAAGTGACACACAGAGACAGATTTCTGCGGAAGAGTGCTGTGATATCTGCCATTGGAAACCGCATATGGAGAGATCTTATCCATAATCCgttgcatttaattttttctgtaGATGTCCTTGGCATGACAAGCTCCACTTTGGCGTCTCTTAGCAAAGGTTTTGCTGAGCTCTCAACTGATGGGCAATTTCTACAGCTTCGTTCAAAGCAG GTGTGGTCACGGAGGATTACTGGTGTTGGTGATGGAATTGTACAAGGAACTGAAGCTCTTGCGCAAGGTTTTGCTTTTGGAGTGTCAGGAGTCGTGAGGAAACCTGTGGAGAGTGCTAGGCAGAATGGTCTTCTTGGCCTTGCCCATGGACTTGGACAAGCTTTCCTGGGATTTTTTGTACAGCCAATGAGTGGAGCATTAGATTTTTTCTCGTTGACTGTTGATGGAATCGGTGCAAGTTGCTCCAGGTTCTTAGAGATTCTAAATAACAAGAGAGACTTCCAGCGAATACAGAACCCACGGGTATTTCATTCTTACAATGTACTACGAGAGTACTCGGAGAGAGAAGCACTTGGTCAG ATGATACTTTACCTTGCAGAAGCAAGTCGGAATTTTGGATGTACTGAAATATTCAAAGAGCCATCAAAATTTGCCTGGTCAGATTGCTATGAAGAGCATTTTGTTGTACCCTATCACCGGATTGTCTTAAGTGACTAA